CTCCCGTACCTCACCAGTTCCTGTGAGAACTCAACTTTCAGGATATAGTTGTTTTTTTATCGACGACCTGCACCGCTTGGAAGACTATCCCAACCTGTCCAAAGAACTGCTGATACTGTTTAACATGTTTCAGGACACCGGCCGCCAGATGGCCTTCTCCTCGTCGATTCCATTGAACACTTGCGAAGGCATACCTCCTGAACTCAGGGCCAGATTGGAATGCGGCCTCATGGTGCAGCTTTCCAAGCCCGATCTCGATGTCCGCCTCAAATACGTCCAGGACCAATGCCAAAGAAAGAAAATAAGCCTTACCAAAGCGCAAATGCTCACCTTGGCTCAACGCCATCAGGAATTCAGAGGCCTGCACGGGCTTCTCAACAAGTTCAGGGCATTTCGTGAATTACTCAAGCGGGACATTTCCGAGTCTATCTTCGAGAACATCCTGGGCAGAAGCCGCGATGATCAGACCGCAAAAACCACACCCCAGATTATTTTCGACCAGGTAGCCAAACGTTTCAGCGTAGATGTGAAATCCATTCTGGGGAGCAAAAGAAACAAGCAGATCGTTTTGGCCAGGCAGGTTGCTATGCTTCTGTGCAGGGAGGAACTCGGCCTTTCCTATCCCGCCCTGGGTAAGCTCTTCGGAGGAAAAGACCACTCAACAGTTCTTCATTCAGTAAAAAAAATCCATAAATCACAAGTTGATAACAGCGATATGAAAATTTTGGTGAATTCGTTGCGCAAAAGCTGCCGCCAAGGAGGGACATAAGCCTTGCCCAGTGGCAGGCTGTTCTTTTTTGTTTCTTTCCAAGACATAACTGAACTCTTAAATAAACAATTATTTCAATATATTACCACATTAACGAACAACTGTCGCGGCTCTACTAATACAGCTAGAAGAGAATACTTGTTTATTGACCTCTTGAAGAAAGAGACACTCACCGGCCCAAATCGGTGCCGGGTTGTTTTTCTCCAACCACCAAGAAACCGCAGGTGTGTTGGTTCCGAGAGCAAACATTTGCCTCTGGTTTTTTAGGAAGCCTGAAGAAGAGCAGCTGCAGTGACGTTCCAAATATCTATTTTATGAAACAGAACGGTGACTTTGAATATAGCTTTGTATTAATTATTGAGAATTTGAAGGGAGAGATGTCATATCGTTTTGAACAATAATTTCCCCAATTGTAATTTTATTTGCAATTATTTTAATTTCTTCATTTATAGATGGTGAAACGTTGCTAATAG
The sequence above is drawn from the Desulfovibrio sp. genome and encodes:
- a CDS encoding chromosomal replication initiator DnaA, with the protein product MLKQQLRRHLAQITPEQDLVRWYDPLDLHPLPDSLEIVIEFPHAHFGYWFETKIKDHFEKQVSLFLGPGYVLRYRSRAGASPNAASAEFKAAVLDFPFGHEFTFEQFFTNQKNLFPLATAKDVAKCREVKFNPLIIQGEPGTGKTHLLRCMANEISKYRDKNFMFLATLDELAEMYDTVSRTSPVPVRTQLSGYSCFFIDDLHRLEDYPNLSKELLILFNMFQDTGRQMAFSSSIPLNTCEGIPPELRARLECGLMVQLSKPDLDVRLKYVQDQCQRKKISLTKAQMLTLAQRHQEFRGLHGLLNKFRAFRELLKRDISESIFENILGRSRDDQTAKTTPQIIFDQVAKRFSVDVKSILGSKRNKQIVLARQVAMLLCREELGLSYPALGKLFGGKDHSTVLHSVKKIHKSQVDNSDMKILVNSLRKSCRQGGT